In a genomic window of Vibrio gigantis:
- a CDS encoding NarK family nitrate/nitrite MFS transporter, with the protein MDNTKFSLLSFTGKMKVLHLSWMAFFITFVVWFNFAPLLQMVKTSLGLSTEEIKTLLILNVALTIPARVAIGMLTDRYGPRLVYSSLLAVCSIPCFMFALADSFIQAAIARFLLGFIGAGFVVGIRLVSEWFPHNELGTAEGIYGGWGNFGSAAAAFTLPTLALAFGGEDGWRYAVGITGVMSLLFSVVFYKNVSDTPKGSTYFKPAQVTAMEVTSKGDFFFLLIMKIPMYAALALLAWKLSPSGIGMLSDMAVYAVYASLAALYVYEVSQVWKVNKNVFKEEVPEIHQYKFKQVAVLNVLYFATFGSELAVVSMLPLFFSETFELTPVLAGMVASAYAFMNLMSRPGGGWISDKFGRKPTLLILTAGLAVGYFAMGQVESTWPVWLAVVAAMACSFFVQAGEGAVFATVPLIKRRMTGQIAGMTGAYGNVGAVVYLTVLSFVSYQTFFLVIAATAVLGFVTLFFMEEPNGQIAEVNDDGSVTLINVSS; encoded by the coding sequence ATGGATAACACAAAATTTTCGCTGCTTTCATTTACGGGTAAGATGAAAGTCTTACACCTAAGTTGGATGGCCTTTTTTATCACCTTTGTTGTGTGGTTCAACTTTGCCCCACTACTGCAAATGGTGAAAACATCACTGGGTCTTTCTACTGAAGAGATCAAAACACTCCTTATTCTCAACGTTGCATTAACCATTCCGGCGCGTGTCGCCATTGGTATGTTGACCGACAGATATGGCCCAAGATTAGTCTACTCTTCGCTACTCGCTGTCTGTTCAATCCCTTGTTTTATGTTTGCTCTGGCAGACTCTTTCATTCAAGCGGCGATTGCACGCTTCCTATTAGGTTTCATCGGTGCAGGTTTCGTTGTCGGTATTCGTCTTGTGTCTGAGTGGTTCCCACACAATGAACTGGGTACGGCAGAAGGTATTTACGGCGGCTGGGGTAACTTCGGCTCTGCAGCAGCGGCGTTTACACTTCCAACTCTAGCCCTAGCGTTTGGTGGTGAAGACGGCTGGCGTTATGCGGTCGGTATCACGGGTGTAATGAGCCTACTGTTCTCAGTGGTGTTCTACAAAAACGTATCCGACACACCAAAAGGTTCGACCTACTTCAAGCCTGCTCAAGTAACAGCGATGGAAGTGACATCAAAGGGTGACTTTTTCTTCCTACTTATTATGAAGATCCCAATGTACGCGGCACTGGCTCTGTTGGCTTGGAAACTGTCTCCATCAGGTATTGGCATGTTGTCTGACATGGCAGTTTACGCTGTATATGCAAGTTTAGCTGCGCTGTACGTATACGAAGTGTCTCAAGTTTGGAAAGTAAACAAGAACGTATTTAAAGAAGAAGTGCCTGAAATTCACCAATATAAATTCAAGCAAGTCGCAGTGTTAAACGTGTTGTATTTCGCAACCTTTGGTTCAGAACTCGCCGTCGTTTCTATGTTACCGCTATTCTTTTCGGAAACGTTTGAATTAACGCCAGTTCTTGCGGGTATGGTCGCTTCGGCTTATGCCTTTATGAACCTCATGTCTCGCCCAGGTGGCGGTTGGATTTCTGACAAGTTTGGTCGTAAACCAACGTTACTTATTCTAACGGCAGGTTTAGCTGTAGGTTACTTCGCAATGGGTCAGGTAGAGAGCACATGGCCAGTATGGTTAGCGGTTGTTGCGGCAATGGCATGTTCATTCTTCGTACAAGCGGGGGAAGGTGCGGTGTTTGCAACAGTACCACTGATTAAACGTCGTATGACAGGCCAAATCGCAGGTATGACTGGCGCTTACGGTAACGTTGGTGCGGTGGTTTACCTTACCGTATTGTCATTCGTGAGCTATCAAACATTCTTCTTAGTGATTGCTGCGACAGCGGTACTTGGCTTTGTGACTCTGTTCTTTATGGAAGAACCAAACGGACAAATCGCTGAAGTGAACGACGATGGCAGTGTCACGCTAATCAATGTTTCAAGTTAG
- the nirB gene encoding nitrite reductase large subunit NirB, producing MSKKKIVVVGNGMVGHKFIDNILQSESDEFDVITFSEEPRLAYDRVQLTAYFNGKTADDLSLTSEEYYQSNGVNYLLNQKVAKLDTANQQVITESGHVESYDKLILATGSFPFVPPIPGNDQEHCHVYRTIEDLDAIELSSKTSKSGVVIGGGLLGLEAANAVKNLGLETHVVEFAPRLMTVQLDDGGGALLRRKIEDLGVQVHTEKATSEIVAGETSRYRMNFADGTHLETDMIVFSAGIRPQDELARSSDVEIGERGGIVINNHCQTSMDNVYAIGECALWDNKIFGLVAPGYSMAKIAASHIVSDGTDESEFTGADMSTKLKLLGVDVASIGEVHGKTEGAQSYTYNDEIKQVYKRLIISADGTKIVGAVLVGDAEAYGSLLQIKQNDMPLPENPSVLILPNLADDSGSAMGVEALPDSAVICSCFDVTKGDIKDAVSAGCTTMAELKETTNASTGCGGCSALAKQVLDSELSNLGVEVSNDICEHFAYSRQELTDIIRVNKIKTFDELLDSHGNGLGCTVCKPAVGSILASYWNDYILEDQHIELQDTNDIYLGNMQKDGTYSVVPRIAGGEITPDKLIVLGEVAKEFDLYTKITGGQRVDLFGAQLNELPIIWKKLIDAGFETGHAYGKSVRTVKSCVGSTWCRYGVDDSVGLAIRLENRYKGLRSPHKIKFAVSGCTRECAEAQSKDIGVIATDKGWNLYICGNGGMRPRHADLFATDLDETTLLQYIDRVLMFYTRTADRLQRTSVWMENLEGGIEYLKQVVIEDKLNVAEELEADIALNIEKYQCEWKTTIENPEKMKRFQHYINSEEMDTSLSFIKEREQRFPKPSLSDSSNAKRDEKLTKADQIEVTEVS from the coding sequence ATGAGCAAGAAGAAAATCGTCGTTGTTGGTAACGGCATGGTTGGACACAAATTTATCGACAACATCCTGCAATCAGAGAGTGATGAGTTTGATGTAATTACTTTTAGCGAAGAGCCAAGGCTAGCGTACGACCGTGTTCAGCTAACCGCCTACTTTAATGGTAAAACCGCTGATGACTTGTCATTAACCAGTGAAGAGTATTACCAGAGCAACGGCGTGAACTACTTGTTGAACCAGAAGGTAGCCAAGCTAGACACAGCTAATCAACAAGTGATCACTGAGAGTGGTCATGTTGAAAGTTACGACAAGCTAATCTTGGCAACGGGTTCTTTCCCTTTTGTTCCTCCTATTCCCGGTAACGACCAAGAACACTGTCACGTTTATCGTACTATCGAAGACTTAGACGCCATCGAGCTTTCAAGCAAAACCAGCAAATCTGGCGTGGTCATTGGTGGTGGTCTGCTTGGCTTAGAAGCCGCAAACGCTGTCAAAAACCTTGGCTTAGAAACCCATGTGGTTGAATTCGCACCTCGCCTAATGACCGTTCAATTAGATGACGGTGGCGGTGCCCTACTGCGCAGAAAAATTGAAGACCTTGGTGTGCAAGTTCATACCGAGAAAGCCACATCTGAAATAGTCGCAGGCGAAACCTCTCGCTACCGCATGAACTTCGCGGATGGCACCCATTTAGAAACCGACATGATCGTATTCTCTGCAGGTATTCGCCCTCAAGATGAGCTAGCAAGAAGCTCTGATGTCGAGATTGGCGAACGTGGCGGTATTGTCATCAACAACCACTGTCAGACCAGCATGGATAACGTCTACGCCATTGGTGAATGTGCGCTTTGGGACAACAAGATCTTCGGCTTAGTGGCCCCTGGTTATTCTATGGCAAAAATCGCGGCTTCGCATATTGTCTCTGACGGCACTGACGAGTCTGAATTCACTGGCGCAGACATGAGTACCAAACTCAAACTGCTTGGTGTCGATGTGGCCAGTATTGGTGAAGTACACGGCAAGACGGAAGGCGCTCAGTCGTATACCTATAACGATGAAATCAAACAAGTTTATAAGCGCCTGATCATCTCAGCTGACGGTACAAAGATTGTCGGTGCTGTATTGGTGGGTGACGCAGAAGCCTATGGCTCGCTACTGCAAATCAAGCAAAACGACATGCCACTGCCAGAGAACCCATCGGTACTGATTTTACCTAACTTGGCGGATGATTCAGGTTCGGCAATGGGTGTCGAAGCTCTGCCAGACAGCGCTGTGATTTGTTCATGTTTTGATGTGACCAAAGGTGACATTAAAGACGCGGTATCTGCTGGCTGCACCACCATGGCAGAACTGAAAGAAACCACCAATGCCTCAACAGGTTGTGGCGGTTGTTCTGCTCTTGCTAAACAGGTTCTGGATAGTGAGCTAAGTAACCTAGGTGTTGAAGTCTCTAACGATATTTGTGAGCACTTTGCTTATTCTCGCCAAGAACTCACTGACATCATCCGCGTCAACAAAATTAAGACCTTTGATGAGCTGTTAGATTCTCACGGAAACGGACTAGGTTGTACCGTATGTAAGCCAGCAGTCGGTTCAATTTTGGCTTCTTACTGGAACGATTACATCCTCGAAGATCAACACATCGAACTGCAAGACACCAATGACATCTATCTCGGCAACATGCAAAAAGATGGCACCTACTCTGTGGTACCACGTATTGCTGGCGGTGAAATCACACCAGATAAGCTAATCGTGCTTGGTGAAGTCGCTAAAGAGTTCGACCTATATACCAAAATCACAGGCGGTCAACGTGTCGACTTGTTTGGCGCACAACTTAACGAGCTGCCCATCATCTGGAAAAAGCTAATCGATGCAGGTTTTGAAACTGGCCACGCCTACGGTAAATCGGTTCGTACCGTAAAATCATGTGTTGGTAGCACTTGGTGCCGATACGGTGTCGACGACAGTGTTGGGTTAGCGATTCGACTTGAGAACCGCTACAAAGGCTTACGCTCGCCACACAAGATCAAGTTTGCGGTTTCTGGCTGTACTCGTGAATGTGCAGAAGCGCAATCGAAAGACATTGGTGTTATCGCAACAGACAAAGGTTGGAACCTCTACATCTGTGGCAACGGCGGTATGCGCCCTCGCCATGCAGACCTATTCGCCACTGATTTGGACGAAACCACACTGCTTCAATACATCGACCGCGTTTTGATGTTCTACACACGGACCGCGGACCGCCTACAACGTACATCGGTATGGATGGAGAACCTTGAAGGCGGCATTGAATACCTCAAGCAAGTCGTGATTGAAGACAAGCTAAATGTTGCTGAAGAACTCGAAGCGGACATCGCACTCAACATCGAGAAATACCAGTGTGAATGGAAAACCACCATTGAAAACCCAGAAAAGATGAAGCGATTCCAGCACTACATCAACAGTGAAGAAATGGACACCAGCCTGTCATTCATCAAAGAGCGAGAGCAACGTTTTCCTAAGCCGAGCTTGAGTGATTCTTCGAATGCAAAACGCGATGAAAAGCTGACTAAAGCAGACCAAATCGAAGTCACGGAAGTTTCGTAA
- the nirD gene encoding nitrite reductase small subunit NirD — protein MENWTTVCSTRDLTPNGGICAKVDDNQVAIFYCKRSDTLYGLSNFDPIGKANVMSRGIIGSLSGEPYVASPLYKQHYHLETGECLEQPELKLVKFEVRKLGEQVQVLAPLAIAS, from the coding sequence ATGGAAAATTGGACAACCGTATGCAGCACACGCGACCTAACTCCAAACGGGGGGATCTGCGCAAAAGTAGACGACAACCAAGTGGCTATTTTTTACTGCAAACGCAGCGATACGCTTTATGGGCTCTCTAATTTCGACCCTATCGGCAAGGCGAACGTGATGTCACGTGGTATTATTGGCTCACTAAGCGGAGAGCCTTACGTGGCCTCGCCCTTATACAAGCAGCATTACCACTTAGAGACTGGCGAATGTCTTGAACAACCCGAGCTCAAGCTCGTGAAATTTGAAGTTCGCAAGCTAGGAGAACAAGTTCAAGTTCTCGCGCCGCTTGCTATCGCCAGTTAA